The following DNA comes from Sparus aurata chromosome 3, fSpaAur1.1, whole genome shotgun sequence.
TGAAGGAAGACAAGAACAAGGAAAAATAGCAGTCAGGAAGGAAGTTGATAGGACGTCTGCACAGCTTCAGTCGACAACAATGAtgagatgtatttattttcaacacTGGGACCTGGTACCCCACAACATGGGCCTGAAAGGAAGTAGATTTCAAATTGTAATTTTATTagattttaataaatgttatatggtcatttttattaaaattgaCTTTTTTGCCCTTAAATCTTTTTGTGCAGTGTTTTTTATCAAGCATTAAAAACATCCTGAGTCTCACCTGGAAAAAAGAAgtttcttcattttctctctgaatGACTGAATACATACAACACTTACTTAAATAAGATTATGGTAGGAACTAGTACTCTCTGCTTCTACTCCtacattttggagacaaatatatttatttgaatgcTTTTTGTTCCTTTCAGATTGAGattataaatacaaaatataattttGTTAATAAATTACGATGTGAAATTAGTGATGGAATGTGACTAAGCACAAATACTGTACTTAAATGCTATTTGTAtaggtgactttttttttttttttttttaaccaaagtAAAATTTATCAACGTTAAACGACGTAAAACCCTGTTTCAACCACcagcatgttttattttgaaatcctcGAACCGGAAGTACATTTCTAATATATGTTCACTTCCGGCCGCGAAGTGAAACTTACTGACAGCGTTTCACTTTACCCAAAACAGTCCGGacgagctgctgctgtgagccACTGCTCTTTGTCTGAGCTACATTTAACATAAAGGGCGTGTTGAGCTGCACGATGTCCGGCCACGGTCACGGCCACGGACACGGACAGGGCTGCGGGTGTGCGGGGGAGCATGAGCCCGCGGAGAGGGGCCTGGAGTACGGTCTGTATCGGAAGATCGACCTGGAGAAGCTGCAGTGCCTGAACGAGAGCAGAGACGGAGATGGAAAGCTGGTGTTCAAGCCGTGGGATCGGCGGACCGAGCGGGACACGGTAACGGTCTGCCTGTGTCCCCTGTGGTGGACAGCAGAGTGTAGAAGCTACACGggtgtttcctgtctgtgtggcCGGGGTGAGAGTGCAGGTCTGTGGGGCTGCTGACGCTGAGCCTCGCTGCTGGGCTGCGCACGCAGTCATTCAACAAAACTTTATTAAGACCGCTGAGGCTGACAGATTACATTAATCATGACAACAGCAGCCTGACCTCAATTTGGGAACACAAGATTAACAATACTACAGCAAAGAAGTTTTGTTTTACTTGCAATTGTAAACGTATTGGCAGCAAAATATACTTAAACGCCACAAGAAAAGATAGTCATTCTGCAGAAAATActatttattaatattgatagTAATGATAATGTgtaactctctttgttttcatgactgactgaataaacaaactgacctcaaaggatGAATTTCATACTGTATTTGGTGGACCCtggacattattttcctctgagaacagcctgtTTATTTACTCATGGAAAGACAAATACGTCAGAGGttgtattattacatcattgatattgtatttgtattgtgAGTATAAAAATTCTAAGCGTGAGTATCTTATCCAATACCAGAGTTGATTGTTCCGTTTTTTATTGTTGTGACTCatctgtcttttttattttagtatgtCGAGAGCGACGCAGATGAAGAGCTGCTGTTTAACATCCCGTAAGTCCTAAAATCATCATCGCAATTCTCATCGTCATGATGAGTCTGCGCTTTAAACGTTTCTCCTGTGTGAGCTAATGTTTTCCCTCTATGGATTCTGGTTCtactctctttttttgtctttccataaatcatttttcttctcttgtgagAGTTTCTAACTTCTTCTTGTCTGTCACACTGTCCTGGTTTTCTCGGTCTCTTTGTGATTTTACCTTGTTGTTGTCAAAGATCACAACGAATCTGTCATCTCTTTCAGTTTCACCGGCAACGTGAAGCTGAAAGGCATCATCATCTCTGGAGAAGATGACGAGTCTCATCCGGCTGAGATACGATTGTGAGTGTCTGTCACTGCTTCTTTgatcatatatttatattatttaaattGGATTTAACCATTACTTTCCAAGGAACATTCCCATTTAGATCCAGAATCTCTTTTTCAAGATAATCCTCTTcaagaaaagagcaaaaaaggCCCAAGGCTAGCT
Coding sequences within:
- the pithd1 gene encoding PITH domain-containing protein 1, whose amino-acid sequence is MSGHGHGHGHGQGCGCAGEHEPAERGLEYGLYRKIDLEKLQCLNESRDGDGKLVFKPWDRRTERDTYVESDADEELLFNIPFTGNVKLKGIIISGEDDESHPAEIRLYKNIPQMSFDDTGREPEQAFRLNKDPLAELEYPTKIARFSNVQHLSIHISKNFGSESTRVYYIGLRGEFSEAHRHEVTICNYEASANPADHKVESIIPQTNFIS